In Longimicrobium sp., the genomic stretch ACGCCGCCGAACACGGGGCGGCGCCCCTGGTGGCGGATGAAGATGGAGATGAGGCGCCGCGACAGCTCCACCGACACCTCCCACAGCGTCAGCATCCTCCCCGAGCCCACCGGGCACTCCACCGTGAACGACGGGCCGTAGTACCAGTCGAACTTCTGCAGCGCCTCCACGATCAGGTAGTTGATGGGGAACCACACCGGCCCGCGCCAGTTGCTGTTCCCGCCGAACAGGCCGCTGCGCGACTCGGCCGGCTCGTAGCGCACCTCGTATGTCTGGTCGCCCAGCCGCATGCGGTACGGGTTGGCGGCGTGGTGGCGCGACACCGAGCGGACGCCGTGCGGCGACAGGAACTCGCTCTCGTCCAGCATCCGCGTGAGGATGGCGCGCAGGCGCTTCTCACTCACCACCGCGAACAGGCGGCGGTCCATCTCTCCCGCGCGGGTGACGGACGCCGCGTCGCCGACCAGGTCCGGGCGGTTGCGGAGGAACCATTCCAGGCGGGCGCGGAAGCCGGGGAGCTTCTCCAGCAGCTCGGCGTCCAGCGTCTCCACCGCCAGCAGCGGGATCAGCCCCACCATCGAGCGCACCTTCACGTACGCCATCCACCCGTCGTAGTGCAGCAGGTCGTAGTAGAAGCCGTCCTCGTTGTCCCACAGGTCCACGCCTTCGTCGCCCATCGTGGCGGGGCGGTCGTTGATCGCGTGGGCGATGTGGAAGAAGTGCTCGAGGAACTTGGTCGCCACGTCCTCGTAGCAGTCGTCCTGGCTGGCCAGCTCCAGGGCGATGGCCAGCATGTTCAGGCAATACATCGCCATCCAGCTGGTGCCGTCGCTCTGGTCCAGGTACCCGCCGCCGGGCAGCTCCTCGCTGCGGTTGAACACGCCGATGTTGTCCAGCCCCAGGAACCCGCCCTGGAACACGTTGCGCCCCTCGGCGTCCTTGCGGTTCACCCACCAGGTGAAGTTGATCAGCAGCTTGTGGAACACCCGCTCCAGGAAGTGCACGTCGCCCTTCCCGCCGCGCATCCGCCGGTCGATCTGGTACACGCGCATGGCGGCCCAGGCGTGCACCGGCGGGTTCACGTCGCCGAACGCCCACTCGTACGCGGGAAGCTGCCCGTTGGGGTGCATGTACCACTCGCGCAGCAGCAGCACGAGCTGGTCCTTGGCGAAGTCGGCGTCCACCAGCGCCAGCGGGATGCAGTGGAAGGCCAGGTCCCATGCCGCGTACCAGGGATACTCCCACTTGTCGGGCATGGAGATCACGTCGTGGTTGTTCAGGTGCAGCCAGTTGTGGTTGCGCCCGCCCCACCGCTCCATCGGCGGCGGGGGCTGCCCCGCGTCGCCGGCCAGCCAGCGGTGCACGTCGTAGTGGTAGAACTGCTTGCTCCACAGCAGCCCGGCGATGGCCTGCCGCTGGATCATCCGCTCGTCGTCGCTCGCCTCGGGCGGCATCAGCGTGGCGTGGAACTCGTCGGCCTCGCGGACGCGCGCGGCGAACACCGCGTCGAAATCTTCCCACGCTTCCTGCGGCGGCGAGTACATCCGCGCCGAGAGCCGCATCCGCACCGTGGCCTGCGCGCCGGCGGGGACGGTGAGCCGGTACCACGCCGCCGCCTTCGTCCCCCGGCGCTCCGGGTTCACCGCGTCCGCGCGGCCGTGCACCACGCGCTCGTGGAAGGCGTCCTTCACGTACGGCTGCGCGTTGGGCGACCCGAAGACGCGCTCGGTGTTGGTCTCGTTCTCGGTGAACAGCAGCTCCGGCGCGCCCTCGCACGTCCAATGGTAGCGCCCCAGCGTGGGGTGGTCGGCGAGCACCTGCAGGCAGCCGTCGGCCGGCGCCTCGACGGGGAGAAGGGTGAGCGACGGAGACGTGCCGTGGTGCGTCCACGACCAGTTGTTGCGGAACCAGAGCGTGGGGAGGAGGTGGAGCGTGGCCTCGTCGGGCCCGCGGTTGAAGGCGGTGATGCGCACCAGCACGTCGTCCGGCGCCGCCTTGGCGTACTCCACCTGCACGTCCCAGTAGCGATCGTCGTCGAAGACGCCGGTGTCCAGCAGCTCGAATTCCGGGTCGTCGCGGGTGCGGCGGCGGCTCTCGTCCAGCAGCCGCTCGTACGGGAAGGCGCGCTGCGGATACTTGTACAGCGCGCGCATACAGGCGTGGGTGGGGACGTTGTCCAGGTAGTACCAGTACTCCTTCGCGTCCTCGCCGTGGTTCCCCTCCGGCCCGGTGAGCCCGAAGATGCGCTCCTTCAGGAACGCGTCCCGGCCGTTCCACAGCGCCGGCGCGAAGCAGAGGTACTGGTCCAGGTCGCAGATCCCCAGCAGCCCGTCCTCGTTCCAGCGGTAGGCGCGGCTGCGGGCGTGGTCGTGCGGAAAATTCTGCCACGCCTCGCCGCCGGGGCTGTAGTCCTCGCGCACGGTTCCCCAGGCGCGCTCGGCCAGGTACGGCCCCCACCGCCGCCAGGGCGTCCCCGTGCGCACCTCCTCCAGCCGCCTCTGCTCCTCGGTCATCGGATGGTAGTGTGATCTGAAGAATTGAAGACGTGGGATCAGGGCGTGTTTGGCGCCGAGGCGCCAAACCGGGCTGCGCGCGCGGTAGGCAACGATACGACTGTTGCCAACCGCGCCGGGCCCCCGCCGCGCCAGGCGCCGGCGCGTTTTTCAATCATCGACGCGCGCGCGGCGGTTTCCCGGCCCTCCGGGCGCGCATCCCTCACGCGGAGCCCTCCCGCCAGAGGCCACCCCGATGCGAGTCGCCGCGACCGATGCCGCGGCCGCAGTCCCGCAGGGACTTTGTGCGGTTGTTGCCCGCGAATTCCATTCGCCGGGTGGGCCGAAGCGAGCACCCGCCTTCCGGCTCCGCGCGGAAATCCATCGCACTCCCGCACTCCCGCACTCCCGCACTCCCGCGCGGAGCGCGGCCTCAATACATCGTCACCTGCTGCGTCAGCCCGCCATCCACGTAGTACGTGCTCCCGGTCACGTAGCTCGCCTCGTCGCTCGCCAGGAACACGGCGACCGAGGCGACCTCCTCCGGCTTCCCGAACCTCCCAAGCGGGATCTCGCTCACGGCATTCTTGAATGCGATGGGGTTGTCGAGCACGGTCTGGTTGATGGGCGTGGCGATCGCCCCCGGCGCGATGTTGTTGGCGGTGATCCCGTGCGGCGCCAGCTCGATGCACAGGTTCCGCATCATCATCCGGATGGCGCCCTTGCTGGCGCAGTACGAGGTGTAGTTGGGAAACGGGATGTCCTCGTGCACGCTCGAGATGAAGATCAGCCGCCCTCCCCCGCCCTGCTTCACCATCGCCCGCGCCGCCGCCTGGCTCACGTAGAAGCCGCCCTGCAGGTTCACGCCTAGCACGCGGTTCCACTCCTCGTCGGTCGTCTCCAGGAACGGCTTGTTGATCTCGATCCCCGCGTTGTTCACGGCGATGTCGATGCGCCCGAAGGCTTCCACGACGCGCGCCACCATCGCCTCCACCTGGTCGTGCTTCGACACATCCGCCTCCACGGCGATCGCGTTCGCGCCGAAGCCCGCGACGGCCGCCTCGGCCGCGTCCCGGTCCTTCGGCGAGCCGGGGCGGAAGTTCACCGCCACGCGCGCCCCCTCCGCAGCGAAGCGCGCCGCGATCCCCGCCCCGATGCCGCTGCTGGCGCCGGTGACGAGCGCGACCTTGTCCTTCAGACGCATGGAAATCCCTCCCGCTGAGTGCCGTTCTGGGAGATGGGATGCGCGCGCACCGATGAGGTTACGCGCGCCGGCGCGGGTGGGCGGGCCGGTGGAGAGGAGATGACACTACGCGCGGGGCGGGAGATGCGCAAACGGCGCGAGCCCCGGGCCAGTGCCTCTCCCGCGCGCCCCGCCGTCTCGATCTGGAGAAACCATCTGTTTGTCTCCAGGACAAACCCGCGCCCGGCCAATCCCGTCCGAGATGATGGGGGGCGCGATCGCGCACCTCTCCGCAGGACCACACCACACCGAGGAGAGTTCCATGACCAAGCTCAGGCTGATGCTCGACGAGCTCGACGTCGTCTCGTTCCCGCTGTCGGAGACCCGTGGCACGGCGATGGGCACCGTCCACGCCAACGAGGTCAGCTTCAACGGGTGCAGCAACTACTGCAACACGGGGGTGGATGGCACCTCGTGCAACACGCAGCAGCAGCCCTGCATCGTCTACACGAAGTAGCCGCGGCGCGCGAAAGGGCACGCCGGCGTTCCGGCGTGCCCCCTCGTCCCCCGCTCCAACGCCCTTTCCGGTGGAGAGATGCAGGTCGCTCAGAAGCCGAACGACAGCCCCACCCCCGTGCCGCCCGTCCGCGCCGGAGCCACGGAGACGTGCCGCGCGGCCGGCTCCCACACCTCGCGCGCGCGGGTGCCCACCAGCGCGCCGATCAGCGCGCCGCCCGCGGTTCCGCCGGCCACGATGGCCACGGCGGCTCCGGTGGGCATCTCGTTGTCGCACTCGAAGCCGGGCTGGCAGTCCACGTTGCCGACCAGCGCGTTGGCGCCAAGGACGATCACCCCGAACATCCCGCCGGCGGCGGCGCCCTGCAGCACGCCGCGCCGGGCGCCGCGGCGCACGTCCAGGTTGCCGCGGCTCACCTGCACCTCCTGGATCACGCCAAAGGGCACCGTCACCAGCGCATCCGCGCGGCCGGGGTTCGTCTGCAGCACGATGCCGTCCGCCGTCACCTCGTGCAGCACGCCGGTGCGCCACTGCATGTCGTTGGCGTCGCGCGACGCGATGCGGTCCTCCACCGCCACCGCCGAGACGCGGATGCGCGTGCCCGGGGCGATCGCGCGCACCGTCTCCGGCGCGATCTGCGCCGCCAGGCGCGTGGAAGCCAGCGCCGCCAGCGCGGCGGCCGGAACGATTCGTCGGGTCATCGGCCGTTCCATGAAAGACGGGAGGGGTCGGAGGAGCGGCGGGAGAGGATCCGGCCCGCGAGCCGGACCTGCGCGCCGCGATCGGCTTGCCGCCGCTGCCGCTTCGATCGGGAGGAGATCGCGAAGCCGGCCGCGAAAAACATACGTTCATCCGTACGCCCCGCACAACTGCCGTCCGGCCCGCGCCGCCGGCCGGAGACGGCGATGCGCGGGCGAGCTCCGCCGCCGCCCTTTCTCGCGTCCCGCGCAGCGGACATATTGGGACGGACGCTCCACGCGGCGTCTCCGCATCTCCCGCGCGCTTCCGCTCCGGTCCCGCTCTCCCGACCCATGCCCGCCGCCGCGCACCGCCTCGCGAACCGCACCGGCCGCCGCGCCGCGCCGCCCGGCCTGATCCGCCCGTGGTGACCCGGCCCGTTCCCCGGGAGGGGAGGGCCGTCCGGCTCGCCACGGCGCTGCACCGGCACGTGGTGTATCCGCTGGCGACCGCGCTGCGTGGCGAGGGCCGCATCTCCGTCCACCTGCGCGAGCTGCGCGAGGCCGAGCGGCTCGCCCCCGGCGCGCTGGCGCGCCGCCAGGACGAAAAGCTGGCGCGGCTCCTCGCCTGGGCGGCCGCCGAGTCGCCGTGGTACCGCGCGCGCATCCCCGCCGGCGTGACGGTCGGCTCCGCGCGGGAGGTGCTCGGCACGCTGCCGCTGCTGGAAAAGCGCACGCTGCAGGACCACGCCGACGAGCTCCGCTGCCGCGGCTTCCGGGGAAGGACCACGGTCAAGAGCACCGGCGGCTCCACCGGCGCGCCGGTTCGCGTGGTGAAGGGCGCCGACGGCGTGGCTCGGGAGCGCGCGGTGAGCTGGATGGCGCAGGGGTGGTTCGGCATCGGGCCCGGCGACCGCGTGGCCCGCTTCTGGGGGACGCCGCTCACCCGCCCCCGCCGGCTGAAGTCCGCGCTGGCCGACCTCGCCACGCACCGCATCCGCTTCGCGGCCACCGAGCTGGATCCGGCGCAGCTGGACCGGCACTGGAACCGGCTCGTGCGCTTCCGCCCGG encodes the following:
- a CDS encoding MGH1-like glycoside hydrolase domain-containing protein; this translates as MTEEQRRLEEVRTGTPWRRWGPYLAERAWGTVREDYSPGGEAWQNFPHDHARSRAYRWNEDGLLGICDLDQYLCFAPALWNGRDAFLKERIFGLTGPEGNHGEDAKEYWYYLDNVPTHACMRALYKYPQRAFPYERLLDESRRRTRDDPEFELLDTGVFDDDRYWDVQVEYAKAAPDDVLVRITAFNRGPDEATLHLLPTLWFRNNWSWTHHGTSPSLTLLPVEAPADGCLQVLADHPTLGRYHWTCEGAPELLFTENETNTERVFGSPNAQPYVKDAFHERVVHGRADAVNPERRGTKAAAWYRLTVPAGAQATVRMRLSARMYSPPQEAWEDFDAVFAARVREADEFHATLMPPEASDDERMIQRQAIAGLLWSKQFYHYDVHRWLAGDAGQPPPPMERWGGRNHNWLHLNNHDVISMPDKWEYPWYAAWDLAFHCIPLALVDADFAKDQLVLLLREWYMHPNGQLPAYEWAFGDVNPPVHAWAAMRVYQIDRRMRGGKGDVHFLERVFHKLLINFTWWVNRKDAEGRNVFQGGFLGLDNIGVFNRSEELPGGGYLDQSDGTSWMAMYCLNMLAIALELASQDDCYEDVATKFLEHFFHIAHAINDRPATMGDEGVDLWDNEDGFYYDLLHYDGWMAYVKVRSMVGLIPLLAVETLDAELLEKLPGFRARLEWFLRNRPDLVGDAASVTRAGEMDRRLFAVVSEKRLRAILTRMLDESEFLSPHGVRSVSRHHAANPYRMRLGDQTYEVRYEPAESRSGLFGGNSNWRGPVWFPINYLIVEALQKFDWYYGPSFTVECPVGSGRMLTLWEVSVELSRRLISIFIRHQGRRPVFGGVERFQTDPHWRDLLAFHEYFHGDDGAGLGASHQTGWTALVAKLIQQSGVPAVT
- a CDS encoding glucose 1-dehydrogenase, which produces MRLKDKVALVTGASSGIGAGIAARFAAEGARVAVNFRPGSPKDRDAAEAAVAGFGANAIAVEADVSKHDQVEAMVARVVEAFGRIDIAVNNAGIEINKPFLETTDEEWNRVLGVNLQGGFYVSQAAARAMVKQGGGGRLIFISSVHEDIPFPNYTSYCASKGAIRMMMRNLCIELAPHGITANNIAPGAIATPINQTVLDNPIAFKNAVSEIPLGRFGKPEEVASVAVFLASDEASYVTGSTYYVDGGLTQQVTMY